The genomic region CAGCAACTACAACAACTCACATGGTTGCAAGCTAGCCTCGACTATTTACCCAATCCAATTCCCCGTGTCGAGCTATTTCATGGCATTTACATAGTGTTTAGCAGTAGCGTGGTTGTAGCAGGAATCTTCAGTCTCCGTTCATGGCCTCATGCAATTCCAGCAAAACGCGGTACAATACAAGCAATATGGCACAGTGTGTTACGTCAGCCAGCAATCCGCAGTCTGTTGCTTGTGCAAAGTTGCATCAGTGCGGGCTATAGTGCCTCGATTCCAATGACCGTGCCGTTATTGACTGATCGTTTTGGGGCAAGTGTGGCGGCGGTCGCTGTGGCCTATATTGTGCCAGGCATTATTTATGCGCTGTTTCCGGCACGCCTTGGGCGCGTTGCTGATCGCATTGGCTATCGACGGGCTGCCAAGCTTGGGCTTGGCGTAAGTATGTTAGTTTACCTAGCAATACCTATCAGCCCACAACTTGCAATCACCGCAATATTTTGGGCTTGTGAAGCGCTGGCATGGAGTTTTTATGTACCAGCTTTGGAAGCCTTACTTGCGGAAAGTGTGATACCACAACAACGCGGCACAGCCTTGGCGATCTATGGAGCGTCAGGCGCATTGACCGCAACTGTGGCAGCACCCTTGGGCGCACGCTTGTATAGCCATTGGATCGCCGCACCCTTTTTATTCTCGGCCCTTTGCCTAGGTATGGCAGCCATGTTTGCTGCCCGTACCCCACCAACTAATGCCGATTATGCTACCATTAAATCTCACAATTGAGGAACCCACCCTGCCCGACTTGACTCCGTTTCCGCAAACTGGCCTCGTTCATTGGACGAGCAAGTTAGGCGTTGAGCTAGCGATTCGCCATATTACGCCTGATGATGCTAAATTGTTGGTCGAATTGTATGGCCGTTTATCGCCGCGCACGCTTGAGCTGCGCTTCGCCACGATTATGATCAACATTCCAATCGAGCGGGTGATCGAAGAATCTGCTCGGTTAGCCACGCTCAATCACGACCACGCCGATGCCTTGATTGCCTTGCTCAACGAAGATGGCCAAGAGCACATTGTAGCGGTCGCACGCTTAGCAGGCGCTGATCATATTCAGGCTGAATTTGCGCTTTTAGTCCGCGACGATTTTCAAGGCCATGGCGTGGGCACGTATATGCTTGATTTGTTGTTTCAAGTGGCCTTAGTGCGCGGTCTACGCTACCTCAAAGCTTCGGTGCTCGCAGAAAATGCGGCCATGCTGCGCTTGATTCGGCGCTCAGGCTTCCCCTACCATATGCACACCTCACACGGCGAAAGCGATGTGACAATCTATCTCGACCCAACGATTAGCGAAGGCGAGATTAATCACCACTGAATCAAGTAGATTGTTAATTATTTTGTTGGGCGAAGCCCGTATAATCTGAATGTTTGACTGAAATCTGCTGTCCCCTGCCGCTGGCACGTGGGCTAGGAGTAGTGCGTTGAATGAGTTTGATTCAGTAGTTGAGGCAATTGAGGCCGGCTGGGAACTCGACGATATTTTGCAGTTGATCGTCACGAATGGTCAAGTATTGCTTGATCTACAGCACGGTTATATTGTGTTATACGAGGCTGAGCAGCTGTGGCTCAAGGCCAATACGAGCAATTTACCCACCCGCGTTTTAGCCCCCACCAGCGCCGAAGCACGAGTTGTAGCAATGGGTCGGGCAGTGGCTTTGGAGCCAATTCAAGCCCTGCCACTTTGGCGCACGCTTGAATTTGCGCTCAAACCTGATGCCCGAGGCTGGCTCAGTGCACCCATTCGCTTAAATGGCCATACAGTGGGCGCGTTAGCCGCATTTGCCGAACCCAGCGACAATGAGCCACTGCGCGAAGCTCTGCGCTTTATGACGGTTTTAGCCGATTTAGCGGCATTGGCATTAGAACGCGGGCAATTTTGGTTACGCCATCAACGCCGTTCACAGTTTATCGCCTTATTGCGCACCATTTCGGGCATCATTCAGCAACAATCATTGGGCGATTTGGCGCATACCATCGCCCACCAACTTTGCGAGATTGGCAATGCCGATTTGGCGTTGATGTATATTCCCAGCCCTGAAACCGAAGAATTTGTGACCCTTGGCCTGAGCGATACACCCTTGGCCTTACAAATTCGCGAACTTGGGCTTGATCATATTCCGTTGGCCAGCAATGCCTTGTTGCATGAATGCTACCAAACTGGCCAAGCCCAACGCCTCGCCTTAACCAACGAACAATGGCCCGAATTGGCTCAACTTGGCGTGCAACAACTCTTGATTGTGCCAATTCACGATACCCACGAGCGGCTCGGCGTAATTGTGTTGGCCAGTTTGCAAGATACCCGTTTCGATGATGATGCACTGAATTTTCTCAATTTTATTGGAGTACGGCTGGGCTATGCCCTAAAAAATGAGAATTTGCTCGAAGAAGTTGTGCAAGCTGAACGCCGCCGCATCAATGAAGACGAACGCAGCAACTTTATTGCATCGGTAGCCCATGATCTCAAAAATGCCCTAACCACGGTGATTGGTACAACCCAACTGGGCATGCGCAAGCTCCGGCGTGGCGACCAAAGCTATAACGAGAAGGCCTTCAACACAATTGCCACTAAATCGCAACAAGCGTTACAACTGATCGAAGATATGGTTGATGTCAGTCGCTTGGAGCAAGGCACATTTCGTTTATTTATCCAAAGCATTGATCTGGTGCAACTGGTTGCCGATGAGGCCGAAG from Herpetosiphon gulosus harbors:
- a CDS encoding GAF domain-containing sensor histidine kinase yields the protein MNEFDSVVEAIEAGWELDDILQLIVTNGQVLLDLQHGYIVLYEAEQLWLKANTSNLPTRVLAPTSAEARVVAMGRAVALEPIQALPLWRTLEFALKPDARGWLSAPIRLNGHTVGALAAFAEPSDNEPLREALRFMTVLADLAALALERGQFWLRHQRRSQFIALLRTISGIIQQQSLGDLAHTIAHQLCEIGNADLALMYIPSPETEEFVTLGLSDTPLALQIRELGLDHIPLASNALLHECYQTGQAQRLALTNEQWPELAQLGVQQLLIVPIHDTHERLGVIVLASLQDTRFDDDALNFLNFIGVRLGYALKNENLLEEVVQAERRRINEDERSNFIASVAHDLKNALTTVIGTTQLGMRKLRRGDQSYNEKAFNTIATKSQQALQLIEDMVDVSRLEQGTFRLFIQSIDLVQLVADEAEAARGLSQRHTIQFSSSLEHYELAADQQRLRQVLANLLINAIRYSPDGGTISVRIMDADHAPAPSNASISSESELDQAIVISVSDQGIGIPEHELPYIFERFYRGQGSTVASGSGLGLYISAAIMAQHGGKMWVESKLNHGTTFYCSLPAARVM
- a CDS encoding GNAT family N-acetyltransferase codes for the protein MLPLNLTIEEPTLPDLTPFPQTGLVHWTSKLGVELAIRHITPDDAKLLVELYGRLSPRTLELRFATIMINIPIERVIEESARLATLNHDHADALIALLNEDGQEHIVAVARLAGADHIQAEFALLVRDDFQGHGVGTYMLDLLFQVALVRGLRYLKASVLAENAAMLRLIRRSGFPYHMHTSHGESDVTIYLDPTISEGEINHH
- a CDS encoding MFS transporter is translated as MNKLDTNNDAQASTKFARSLGWTLVIKLLISLHVGVGDFLLPLYVQALGGSPQVIGNLVGLGAAFGVFARLSLSWLADRGIIGILLRLSLAALASGFAIWSFADSSAWLMPGQALLAIGRAGSTLCLSLLIAQLTSHGQRGSGYGRLTMASSLATIVGAIIAGIGFIGWDAETRQQLQQLTWLQASLDYLPNPIPRVELFHGIYIVFSSSVVVAGIFSLRSWPHAIPAKRGTIQAIWHSVLRQPAIRSLLLVQSCISAGYSASIPMTVPLLTDRFGASVAAVAVAYIVPGIIYALFPARLGRVADRIGYRRAAKLGLGVSMLVYLAIPISPQLAITAIFWACEALAWSFYVPALEALLAESVIPQQRGTALAIYGASGALTATVAAPLGARLYSHWIAAPFLFSALCLGMAAMFAARTPPTNADYATIKSHN